A window of Argopecten irradians isolate NY chromosome 1, Ai_NY, whole genome shotgun sequence contains these coding sequences:
- the LOC138307687 gene encoding proteoglycan 4-like, giving the protein MSDTIVKEMSNTTVREMSDTTVREMSDTTVSEMSDTTVREMSDTTVREMSHTTVTEMSDTTFTEISDTTVREMLDTTVREMSDTAVREMSDTTVREMSDTTVREMSDTTVREMSDTTLEKCLIRQLDKCQIQQLEKCLIQQLDKCLSDTTVREMSDTTVREMSDTTVREMSDTTVREMSDTTVR; this is encoded by the exons ATGTCTGATACAATAGTTAAAGAAATGTCTAATACAACAGTTAGAGAAATGTCTGATACAACAGTTAGAGAAATGTCTGATACAACAGTTAGTGAAATGTCAGATACAACAGTTAGAGAAATGTCTGATACAACAGTTAGAGAAATGTCTCATACAACAGTTACAGAAATGTCGGATACAACATTTACTGAAATATCTGATACAACAGTTAGAGAAATGTTGGATACAACAGTTAGAGAAATGTCTGATACAGCAGTCAGAGAAATGTCAGATACAACAGTTAGAGAAATGTCTGATACAACAGTTAGAGAAATGTCTGACACAACAGTTAGAGAAATGTCTGATACAACA TTAGAGAAATGTCTGATACGACAGTTAGATAAATGTCAGATACAACAGTTAGAGAAATGTCTGATACAACAGTTAGATAAATGCCTGTCTGATACAACAGTTAGAGAAATGTCTGATACAACAGTTAGAGAAATGTCTGATACAACAGTTAGAGAAATGTCTGATACAACAGTTAGAGAAATGTCTGATACAACCGTTAGATAA
- the LOC138305179 gene encoding reticulon-4-interacting protein 1 homolog, mitochondrial-like — translation MHVKLVRLLSNTLLKCQQGVTCSRLQYWRQYAATGKKPVQRTVMGSWQMHDYGGPEALTFSSTARVPRIHSPNEVLVEIHAASVNPIDVLMTKGYGKDVLNVLRGKASPVSTAAEFPLVFGRDFSGVIAQKGKAVGKYKVGDEVWGTLGGQKQGSHAQYAVAGLNEISKKPPSLSHIDAASIPYVAATTWAALVQVGELTSGNTQGKRILVHGASGGIGTFAIQLLKAWGGHVTAICGTDGLGLVRDLRADVVIDYKTQDPRSELMQMEKFDLIYDTLGKEKTGYSIDYLENWKGGKFVTIASPLLPETDSHGLLPGALKWGADLGLDILKGFREGKNYRVAFFMPNGRALNTIAGMVEEKQIKPVVEKVFSFEEVPAAYEKVGQLHGRGKTVICVKP, via the exons ATGCATGTGAAATTAGTGCGGCTTTTATCTAACACTTTACTGAAATGCCAGCAGGGCGTGACATGTTCACGCTTACAGTATTGGCGACAGTATGCTGCAACAGGGAAAAAACCTGTACAGCGTACAGTGATGGGCTCCTGGCAAATGCATGACTATGGTGGTCCTGAGGCTCTTACGTTTTCTTCCACTGCTCGTGTTCCCCGCATTCACAGCCCCAATGAAGTATTGGTGGAGATACATGCTGCTAGTGTTAATCCTATAGATGTACTCATGACAA AGGGTTATGGAAAAGATGTATTGAATGTCCTGAGAGGTAAGGCCTCCCCTGTATCAACAGCTGCTGAATTTCCTCTGGTGTTTGGCCGCGACTTTTCTGGAGTCATCGCTCAAAAGGGAAAGGCTGTAGGAAAATATAAGGTTGGAGATGAG GTTTGGGGAACTCTTGGAGGTCAGAAACAAGGGTCACATGCCCAGTATGCTGTAGCAGGTTTAAATGAG attTCTAAGAAGCCTCCATCTCTTAGTCACATAGATGCTGCTTCTATTCCTTACGTAGCAGCTACGACTTGGGCAGCACTAGTACAAGTCGGAGAATTAACCTCCGGAAACACACAAGGAAAAAG GATTTTAGTTCATGGTGCATCTGGTGGAATCGGAACTTTTGCAATACAG TTGTTGAAAGCCTGGGGTGGCCATGTGACTGCCATCTGTGGAACAGATGGACTAGGTCTGGTGCGGGATTTGAGAGCAGATGTCGTGATCGATTACAAAACTCAGGATCCTAGATCTGAACTCATGCAGATGGAAAA ATTTGATTTGATATATGATACGCTGGGAAAGGAAAAGACAGGCTACTCAATAGATTACCTGGAAAATTGGAAAGGTGGGAAATTTGTAACAATAGCATCTCCTCTACTTCCCGAGACTGACAGCCATGGTCTCCTCCCCGGTGCCCTCAAATGGGGAGCTGACTTAGGACTTGATATTCTCAAG GGGTTCAGAGAAGGAAAGAACTACAGAGTAGCCTTCTTCATGCCAAATGGAAGAGCGCTAAACACAATCGCTGGCATGGTGGAGGAGAAACAG ATAAAACCTGTGGTAGAGAAAGTGTTCTCCTTTGAAGAAGTTCCTGCTGCCTATGAAAAAGTTGGGCAACTCCATGGAAGAGGCAAAACAGTGATATGTGTAAAACCCTGA